CTCCGCGCCGGTGTTTGCGCAGGGGTCCCTGAATCGCTCCGGGAGGCCCTAAACTGACGCGGGAGTCATTCTGGGCGCGACAACGCGCGGCGTCAAGGGGGAAGAAAGGGGGCCCAAACGGACCCCCGCCCTATTGAATCAGCTTTGAGATGGTCTTGAACTCGGCACTGCCGGCTTTGCCCAGGAGCTGGAAGAGCACAGTCTCGGTGCTCGTGATGACCGCCCCGGCTCGCTCGCACAGGGCGAGGCCCCGCTCCCAGTTCTCGCGGCGACGCGAGAGGCACGTGTCGGCCACCACATGGACATTGAGTCCGCGCCCCAGCAGGTCGAGTACCGTCTGGTAGACGCAGATATGGGTCTCCATGCCCGAGACGATCACGCTGCGGCGGCCCTTGTCGGCAATGCCGCGAATGGCGGCCAGCGCGTCGTCGTTCTCGCAGCAGGAGAACTCGACCTTCTCGACCGGGGCGAGATCTCCTGCCAGAGCATCCTTCACCTCGGAGAGCGTCGGGCCGATCCCCCTGGGATACTGCTCGGTCACGATGGCCGGGATCCCCAGCGTCTGCATCCCGCGAAGCAACGCCCCCATGTTCCCCAGGTGACGCTTGCCGGCCTTCTCGGGCATGGCGGCAAAGAGCTTTTCCTGGTAGTCGATCACCAGCACCATCGCCTGATCGGCGCGGATGCGCTGGTCGGCAATCTGTTTGTGCTCACTCATTGCTAGAACGCGTATCCCTTCATGCCCTGGTAGCGCTCGAGGCCCTCGGGGTCGAGCTTCACGTTGACGCAGGCGACCGTGTTCGAATCGAAGGCGCGCTGGAGCGCCGGTTCGAGGTCCTCGGGCTTCTCGACGTATTCTCCGTGGCCGCCAAGCGCCTCAACGATCTTGTCGTAGCGGGTGTACTGCAGCTCGGTGCTGATGAGCTTGTCCTTGCCATAGACCATCTTGTGGGGCGTCCGGATCTGGCCCCAGCCAGAGTCGTTGCCCACCACGCAGACGATGGGCAGGTCGTGGCGCAGCGCGGTTTCGAGCTCCATGCCGTTCATGCCCCAGGTGCCGTCACCGTTGAGCAGCAGCACCTTCTTGTCGGGGTGCGCGGCCTTTGCCGCCAGCGCATAGCCCGCGCCCACGCCCAGGCACCCCAGCGGCCCCGGGTCCATCCAGTGGCCGGGCTTGTGAATGCGGATGATCTTCGAGCTGATCGCCACGATGTCGCCGCCATCACCGATCACGATGGTGTCTTCATCGATCACGTTGTCGATGGCCTTGGCCATGCGGTGATGAATGATGGGGCTGTCGGTCGCGTCCATGGCGGGAACCATCTTCTGGTAGCGCTCGGTCTCGTCCTTGCGGATGGCTTCGAGGTAGCCGCCGCGATCGACCTTGTAGCTACGCGAGTCGAGCTCGGCGCTGATCGCCTGCAGGTTGAGCTTGGCGTCTCCCACCAGCCCCACGTCCACATCGCGGTTGCGCCCGATGATGTCGGGTACGCGGTCGATCTGGAGCACCTTGCAGTTGGGCGGCCACTTCTGCTTGCCGTATCCCAGGCGAAAATCCATGGGCGTTCCCAGCAGCACGACGAGGTCGGCCTTGCCGAGTGTGGGTCCGCGTGAAAGCGAGAAGAAGTTGGGATGGTCCGGCGGCACCGAGCCGCGACCCATGCCGTTCAGATAAATCGGCGCGTCGATCTGCTGGGCCAGTTTGATGAGGTCTTCCTCTGCCTGCGACCAGCGAACGGTGCCGCCTGCGATGATGATCGGGCGCTCGGCCGCCTCGATGAGGTCGGCGCTCTTGGCAATATAGGAGGGCTCGGAGACCGTGCGGACCTCCGTGCGGTAGCTCTTGGGAAACCACGCGGTCTTTTCATCGACCGGGAACATGAGCAGGTCGAAGGGCACTTCAAGATAGACCGGACCGGGAACGCCCGAGAGGGCTTCGCGGTAGGCCATCGAGACATATTCGGGAATGCGCTTGGCCTCATAGACGGTGTACTGGGCCTTGGTCACGGTGCGCACCAGGCCCGCGGTGTCCATGGCCTGCAGGGCGCCCTGCCCCAGGTACATGAACGGCTCCTTGCCGCCGATGAGCACCATGGGCACGTTGGCCTGGTAGGCCACGGCAAGACCGGTGACGGTGTTCGTGACGCCCGGACCGGCGGTGACGATGCACACGCCGGGCTTTCCGGTTGCGCGCGCCCAGCCGTCGGCGGCGTGGGCAGCAGACTGCTCGTGCCGCACGTCGATGAGCTTGATGCCCGCATCCAGGCAGGCATTGAAAATCGGTGAAACGTGGAAACCGGCGAGGCCGAATACGACTTCGACCCCCTCCTGCTTCAGTCCCTCTACAAGCAGGTGTCCGCCATCCATGGCCATGGGTGTGTCCTCCAGAGACAGTGTGCGCGCTGGTTGTTGCTCAGCAGGGAGCGTTGTTGGAGCAGGCGGGGAAGTCAACGAACAGGGCGACCCCCGCTGCGCGACCGTGATGGGGGAAGGAGGAAACGGTCGCGAACGGGGGCTGCCAGGGCAACTACTACTGAATGGGCCTCAGGCTAGGATTCACTCATGGGCCGCGGCAGGACGTCGATGGTCCGCGTGGCCAGCACTTCGGCACGCTCGCCGTCCTTGCTCTGGCGAACCAGGCGCACGGTGAAGCTGCGCGGGGCGCTCACCTCGGGGGCAATGTAGACCCCGTCGGGCAGGATCTGACCGTAGAAAGGCGAGCCACCGGGGACACCGTCCACTTCCCAGGTCAGTCCCTCGGGAAGCAGCTCGGCCACGCCCTCTCGCGCGCGCAGCAGGCGCACCTGCTCGCCAGCGACGACGGGCCCCGTCTCGGGCGCCATCTCGACCCGCGGCCCCACGCCCGAACACCCGGCGGAAAAGAGCCAGACCAGACACACGGTAATGAGCACAACATAAGCCCGGCCCACCCAGCGGTAACCGCGGCGGGCCTGTTCTGCGAGTTGTGTCGTGGCAAAGATCATCATTCAGTGCCTCAATCTACGTGGGTCACCTCCAGATAAAGCAGGGACCGTGCCAAAATGAGTACACATAAAACATCAAGTAATTTCAGCTAGTTACAACGGAACCTTTCAGCGCCCCCGCGAGGTTGTCAAGTTGCCGCGTCAATCACTGTCGCGGCAGGTTGACATCATCAGAGGGTGCTCGGCGCCATCGCAGGCATTGCGCCGTTCATCTCCGCTCTGGGACGCTGGCTGGAGATGAGGCTGATCCGGCCACTCAACAGCAGCGTTGTCAGCGCGGCCGTCAACGTGGTGGGCAACAGATGCACACCTGACATCGCCGTCACGACCAGGGTCGAGCCAAGGGGGGTCTTGGTCACCCCCGTATTGATGGCGGCCATGAGCGCTCCCATCAACACGACCTCGTTGGTACCCGGAACGGCCAGATGCAACAAACGCCCCCCGCACACCCCGAGAAAGAACAAGGGAATGATGAACCCACCGCGCCACCCCGAGCTGACCGTTACCGAAGTGCCCAGAAACTTGCCCAGCGCCGCCGTTGCCAGCACGCCCCAGAGTACCGGTGAAGCAGCCAGTGATTCGACCTGCACCTCGCCATAAGTCAGGGCATAGGGGGTCCACAGTCCCAGCAGGCCCAGCACCAACCCGCCGGCCATCGGGCGCATGGGCCGGGGCAGTTGTTCGAATATTTTACGCAGCGCATGCGTGAGCGCGACAAACCCCCATGCCACCACCGTGCCCGCAATGCCCACCAACACCGCCCACCCCAGATCGATCGGAGCAAGCAAATACTCCGCCGGGAAATGCCAGACCGGTTCGAGGTGTGCCATCCGGCCCAGGGCAAACACCGCGTAACCGCACACCGCGCCCACGAGCGAAGGCACAAGCGCCTCGTAGTATTCGAGCCCCTTGCGGTGGAGGATCTCCAGCGCAAACACCGCCGCGCCCAGCGGGGCCCCGAACAGGACCGTGAACCCGGCAGCCATCCCGGTGATGGTGAGAATTCGCATTTGCACGACACTCAAGCCCCGCCGCTCTGCAATCCATGTCCCCAACGAACCGGTGGTTTGCACCAACGGAGCCTCCGGGCCGGCCGCTCCGCCCGATGCAATGCACAGCAGGGAAACCGGAATCAGCGAACGCAGCTCACGGCGCCCCCGCGCGCCCCCGAGCACATGGATATTGTCGACCAGCAGTTCCACATCTCCGGCACTGCCGACCCAGTGCTCGATCAAACCGACAAGCAGGCCGATCGCGACCATCACCGCCACATGGACCAGGCCGCCGTGCGCTCCCGGCCCCAGATGCCCTTCGAGCCACGTCACACAAGCGACATAGGCGAGGCCGACCACGCCGCCCAGGGCGCCCGCGCCCGCCACCAGCAAATAGGGCAACTCGTTGGAGCGCTCTACTTCCTTGTCTGTCTGTTCATTCATGGTTGTTCCCCGGATATCGGAACGCCGCCCCGTTTCTACGGTCGCGCACTATAGGTGCGTGCCCGCTGCACGGCCAGCCATGCCCCTGCCGAGGCAGCGGAGCCGCGGGCTTGCAGTGTGCAGCCGATCTGGTTATTAACGCCCACATCCGTGTTGCGGGGTTTCCTTACATGGCATGGCGCATTCTCATCATCGCGGGCATCTTCGAAGTCATCTGGGCCGTCGGGCTTAAATACTCCGAGGGCTTTACCCATTTGTGGTTCAGCATCGGGACCCTTCTGGCCATGCTTGTGAGCTTCTCCCTGCTCTCGCTGGCGATGAAGGAGCTGCCGGTCGGAACGGCTTACGCCGTCTGGACCGGCATCGGCGCCGCGGGCACCGCGCTCTATGGCATGGCTTTCATGGGCGAGCCCCGCGATGCGGCGCGCCTGGCATGCCTGGCCCTGATCGTCGGCGGCATCGCCGGACTCAAGCTGCTCAGCGCCCCGGCGCACTGAGCCATCATCGCCCGCGCACGCGCACCCGCCAGCTCTGCACCGCCCCGGTATCGCCGCTCTTGAGATCGCGAACCTCAAGCGTCCACTCCCCGTCGGCGCGCTCGCCCAGGTTGAACGAGCTCGCAAAGGTCCAGCCGTCGTAGGCCGTGCATCCCGGGCAGGTGTGCAGCTCGGCAAGAATGCTCTCTGTGCCCATTGGGCTCGTGAGCACGATCTCCAGGTCGCCAGAGTCGGCGTGGTCGCTGGTGAAGTCGATCTCGACCCACTCGACGAATGAGATCCCGCTGCCGGAGAGTTCCAGCGCATCGCTCACGCCGGTCATGTCGTCATCGGGAATGGCGAGCGCAGGCTCGCGAAGCGCGGACTCGGCTGTTTTTTGCGGCGCGGTAATGGGCTGCCACCACTCGGCCATGCGCACGGCGGCCGAGGCGTCCACGGCGCCGAAGCCGTAGTCATGGCTCACATGAAAGCCCGCGCCATTGAACGCCCAGCCGGGGCTTTCCGGGTCCGTCATGCGGGAGCTGCGGGCGAGGATTTCGCGCACGTCGCGCCAGCCCAGTTCGGGACTGGCTTCCAGCATCAGCGCCACGATCCCCGAGACCATCGGCGCAGAGAGCGAGGTCCCCAGCGCGAAGTCGGTGTAGGTATCGGGCGAGTTGGTGGTCGTGATCCCGTTGAAGCCCCGGCCCATGCTCGGCGCGCTCACCCACAGGTTGGCGCCGCGCTCTGAATAGATCGTCCGCACACCGTCATCGCCGATGGCTGCGACGGTGATGACGCCGTGGTTTACGGCATGGCCGTTGTAGTTCGTGTTTGCCGGCGGCGCATTGGCAAAGAGCCCGCTGCCGCTGGCATTGCCGTAGTTCCCGGCGGCAAAAACAAAGATCGTGCCGAGCCCGCTGCGTCCGTCCGCGAGTTCGTCCTCCACCGCATTCTTCCAGGAATCGGGCGCGGGATTGATGCGCCCGGGTCCGTTCGTATCGGGCTGCCAACTGTTGTTGCGAATGGCAATGAGCGGCGAGCCGCGCATGGTGGCGTCGAGCAGGTTCGCCTCGTCGGCGTCCTGCAGGTAGTTGTAGGCCGCCAGCTCCGCCCCCGGCGCAACGCCGCTACCACCTTCAGCATTGCCCTGACGCGCGGCGATTGCGCCGCCCACCCAGGTTCCGTGGGCCACGCCGTTCACATCGCCGGAGGTTGGATCGGTGTCTTCTTCAAGGTAGTCCCAGCTTCCATCCCGAATCAACGCGCCCTGAATGTCGGGGTGTCCGGTTGCCACGCCGCCATCGAGGGTGGCCACCTGCACGCCCGCCCCGGTGTAGCCGCGCGCCCAGGCGTCCATGACGTTGAGATCCTCGCACGGCGTGCCGCCGTCCTGGCCGGTGTTAAGCAGGTGCCACTGGTTACCGAAGAGCGGATCGTCGTAGCTGGGCGCCCCCTGCGGAGTGGCCTCCACCTCCCACGAAGCGCTCAGCGGCTCGCCGCCTTTCATGGCGACCACGGCGTAGTAGCGCGGCACATCTTCGGCAAGCGCACCCTCGCAGTAGTCCGTGCCGCTTACCTCGACGGGCGCGCCGCGCGCTTCGCTCTTGCCGGAAAGCACATCGGGCGCGTCCGCGCCGTAGATGCGGTAGGCATCGGCCCCCTCGACCCCCTGCCAGTGCAGGCGCACGCGCGCGGGCCCCGCCGTGGCAATGAGCCCCAAGGGGTCGGCAAAGATGCGCCGCTCGTCATCGCAAGCAATGAGCGCAAACGCGATGAGGAGCGCAAGTAGAGCCGAACGCTTCATGCAGCTTCCCTTGCCCCCGTGGGGGGAAGTGTAGCGCATGAAGGCGATGAAGGCGTCGGATCCGTGTCTGGTAGAAGAAGCGGTGTGCTACCGCACAAACTCCTCCACCCGCTCGATGAACCGGCGCGCGTCGGCGCGGCCCATTTCGTAGGTGGCACGGATTTTCTCGGGGCTGGTGTAGTCCCATTTCTGGATCGGAGTTGGCTGCTCGGGGCCAAGGTACAGGCGCGTTTCGCTCTGGGGCAGGTGCTGCTCGGGAACGGGGCGGGTGAGCAGGACGAGCACCTTGCCGGCGCGCGCCTGCTCGGAGAGGGCGCGGACGGGGACGTTGTCGACGAAGCCGCCGTCGATGTAGGTCCGGCCGTCGATGCGCGGGACTCTCGTGACGGGCGGGGTCGCCGAAGAATAGAGGATGTGGTCGATCACTTCGTCCGCGCTCGCCGCTTCCTGGGCGGTGCGCACCTCGGCGCCAAGGCCCGGGTGGGGCTGCTCGGGGCCGTGGACGATGTGGGTCTTCTTTCGCTTGGAATAGGCGCGCATGGCGCCGAATGCCGTGCGGAGCGGCGGTTGCCCGCGATCGACGAAGGCCAGCAGGATGCGCACCAACGGGCCGTTCTTGAGCCGCTCGAAGCCGCCGTTCGAGAGGGCCTGGCGCAGCACGCCGCGATACATGTTCTCGTGGGGAAACGCGGGCTCTTCGCCGAAGACACGCGAGGGATAGAAGTTGCGCGGGTTCTTCGCCGTCGCTTCGAGGAAGGCGTCCATCGCTTCATCGACCTTGCCCGCAGCAGTGATCACGGCCATGGCCGAACCGGCCGAGACGCCCGCCCACTCACGCGGCGGGGGAAGCAGGTCCTGCAGCTCACGCAGCACGCCGATATTCCAGAAAGTGCGGCAGCCGCCGCCCGCCAGGACGATGGAGAATTGATTGCTCATGGCCTCGCTCCGCGGGCACGCGCGCCCGCACCGGCCAAGAGTTAACGCAACTTACCTAAAAAGAAAACGCCCCGGCCGCAGGGCCGGGGCGCTCTTTGGTGACGCTTGCGTCAGATTCAGGACTCGGCCACGGGGGTGTCGTCGAAGGCGCCCTCGGTGGCGATCGACTGGGTCGGGATGACTTCGAGATCGCTGAACAGGCCGATCTTGGCGTATTTCTCGCGGGTGCGCTCGGTAATCAGGCCCAGGTTCTTCAAATGCGGGATCGTCGCATGGGTGTAGAGCAGGCTCTTGGCCTCGTTCGAATCGGGCAGGTTGTAGAGCATGGCCGCCATGTTGTGGGCGTCCAGACCATACTTGGGCCCCAGCGCCGCGAACGGGCCGTAGTACTGGCCGGCGTTCAGGCACTCGAGAATGTAGTAGGCCCAGTCCTCGAGCTCCGCCTTCATCTCGGGCGAGGTGTCGGCGCTCTCCATGGTCTTCTTCATGCTGATGACGCCGAAGGCCGCATGGCGCGACTCGTCGAGCATGATGTACTTGATCATCTTGTCGAAGAGAGGAACGTCGGAGGCCTGCGCCTGCATCTGCATGATGCCCAGCGCCATGCCCTCGAACAGGGTCTGCATGCCCAGCGTCTTCTTCTGCCAGGTATCGGCCGAGAGGATCTGCTCAAGCAGGAACTTCACGTTCGGGTCGACGGGATAGATCTTGCCGATCTTGCGGGTGATGAACTTCGAGAAGGCCTCGATGTGGCGAACCTCGTCGTAGACCTGCGTGCCGGCAAAGAACTTCATGTCCATGTCCGGGCACACGGCGCAGAGCTGGCCGCAGATTTCGAGGGCGGCTTGCTCGCCGTGGAGAAGCTGCGAGCACACGTAGCCGAAATTGTCCCACGTGGCGCTGCGCACGTCGTCCTCGGCACCGCCGAGCATTTCCACGCACTGGGCGATCGGGGAGTATTCCTTGGCCTGACCCCACTGCTTCTTGCAGTCAATCTGTTCACTCCAGTCCAGATCTTCCTCGGCGTTCCACTGACGACGCTTGGCGATCTCATAGAGACGGCGCAGTTCTTCGACCTGGCCCACGTAATCCCAGGCCCAGTTCACTTCGAGCGGGGCGTCAAAGGTGAGCGCCTCACGCATCTTCTTGACCTCGGTGAGGT
The Chrysiogenia bacterium DNA segment above includes these coding regions:
- the sugE gene encoding quaternary ammonium compound efflux SMR transporter SugE yields the protein MAWRILIIAGIFEVIWAVGLKYSEGFTHLWFSIGTLLAMLVSFSLLSLAMKELPVGTAYAVWTGIGAAGTALYGMAFMGEPRDAARLACLALIVGGIAGLKLLSAPAH
- a CDS encoding S8 family serine peptidase, producing the protein MKRSALLALLIAFALIACDDERRIFADPLGLIATAGPARVRLHWQGVEGADAYRIYGADAPDVLSGKSEARGAPVEVSGTDYCEGALAEDVPRYYAVVAMKGGEPLSASWEVEATPQGAPSYDDPLFGNQWHLLNTGQDGGTPCEDLNVMDAWARGYTGAGVQVATLDGGVATGHPDIQGALIRDGSWDYLEEDTDPTSGDVNGVAHGTWVGGAIAARQGNAEGGSGVAPGAELAAYNYLQDADEANLLDATMRGSPLIAIRNNSWQPDTNGPGRINPAPDSWKNAVEDELADGRSGLGTIFVFAAGNYGNASGSGLFANAPPANTNYNGHAVNHGVITVAAIGDDGVRTIYSERGANLWVSAPSMGRGFNGITTTNSPDTYTDFALGTSLSAPMVSGIVALMLEASPELGWRDVREILARSSRMTDPESPGWAFNGAGFHVSHDYGFGAVDASAAVRMAEWWQPITAPQKTAESALREPALAIPDDDMTGVSDALELSGSGISFVEWVEIDFTSDHADSGDLEIVLTSPMGTESILAELHTCPGCTAYDGWTFASSFNLGERADGEWTLEVRDLKSGDTGAVQSWRVRVRGR
- a CDS encoding isochorismatase family protein, with the translated sequence MSEHKQIADQRIRADQAMVLVIDYQEKLFAAMPEKAGKRHLGNMGALLRGMQTLGIPAIVTEQYPRGIGPTLSEVKDALAGDLAPVEKVEFSCCENDDALAAIRGIADKGRRSVIVSGMETHICVYQTVLDLLGRGLNVHVVADTCLSRRRENWERGLALCERAGAVITSTETVLFQLLGKAGSAEFKTISKLIQ
- a CDS encoding ferritin-like domain-containing protein yields the protein MEHFQKEHRVNYGNFEAIEWSDLTEVKKMREALTFDAPLEVNWAWDYVGQVEELRRLYEIAKRRQWNAEEDLDWSEQIDCKKQWGQAKEYSPIAQCVEMLGGAEDDVRSATWDNFGYVCSQLLHGEQAALEICGQLCAVCPDMDMKFFAGTQVYDEVRHIEAFSKFITRKIGKIYPVDPNVKFLLEQILSADTWQKKTLGMQTLFEGMALGIMQMQAQASDVPLFDKMIKYIMLDESRHAAFGVISMKKTMESADTSPEMKAELEDWAYYILECLNAGQYYGPFAALGPKYGLDAHNMAAMLYNLPDSNEAKSLLYTHATIPHLKNLGLITERTREKYAKIGLFSDLEVIPTQSIATEGAFDDTPVAES
- a CDS encoding chloride channel protein, with the protein product MNEQTDKEVERSNELPYLLVAGAGALGGVVGLAYVACVTWLEGHLGPGAHGGLVHVAVMVAIGLLVGLIEHWVGSAGDVELLVDNIHVLGGARGRRELRSLIPVSLLCIASGGAAGPEAPLVQTTGSLGTWIAERRGLSVVQMRILTITGMAAGFTVLFGAPLGAAVFALEILHRKGLEYYEALVPSLVGAVCGYAVFALGRMAHLEPVWHFPAEYLLAPIDLGWAVLVGIAGTVVAWGFVALTHALRKIFEQLPRPMRPMAGGLVLGLLGLWTPYALTYGEVQVESLAASPVLWGVLATAALGKFLGTSVTVSSGWRGGFIIPLFFLGVCGGRLLHLAVPGTNEVVLMGALMAAINTGVTKTPLGSTLVVTAMSGVHLLPTTLTAALTTLLLSGRISLISSQRPRAEMNGAMPAMAPSTL
- a CDS encoding patatin-like phospholipase family protein, with the protein product MSNQFSIVLAGGGCRTFWNIGVLRELQDLLPPPREWAGVSAGSAMAVITAAGKVDEAMDAFLEATAKNPRNFYPSRVFGEEPAFPHENMYRGVLRQALSNGGFERLKNGPLVRILLAFVDRGQPPLRTAFGAMRAYSKRKKTHIVHGPEQPHPGLGAEVRTAQEAASADEVIDHILYSSATPPVTRVPRIDGRTYIDGGFVDNVPVRALSEQARAGKVLVLLTRPVPEQHLPQSETRLYLGPEQPTPIQKWDYTSPEKIRATYEMGRADARRFIERVEEFVR
- a CDS encoding thiamine pyrophosphate-binding protein, which produces MAMDGGHLLVEGLKQEGVEVVFGLAGFHVSPIFNACLDAGIKLIDVRHEQSAAHAADGWARATGKPGVCIVTAGPGVTNTVTGLAVAYQANVPMVLIGGKEPFMYLGQGALQAMDTAGLVRTVTKAQYTVYEAKRIPEYVSMAYREALSGVPGPVYLEVPFDLLMFPVDEKTAWFPKSYRTEVRTVSEPSYIAKSADLIEAAERPIIIAGGTVRWSQAEEDLIKLAQQIDAPIYLNGMGRGSVPPDHPNFFSLSRGPTLGKADLVVLLGTPMDFRLGYGKQKWPPNCKVLQIDRVPDIIGRNRDVDVGLVGDAKLNLQAISAELDSRSYKVDRGGYLEAIRKDETERYQKMVPAMDATDSPIIHHRMAKAIDNVIDEDTIVIGDGGDIVAISSKIIRIHKPGHWMDPGPLGCLGVGAGYALAAKAAHPDKKVLLLNGDGTWGMNGMELETALRHDLPIVCVVGNDSGWGQIRTPHKMVYGKDKLISTELQYTRYDKIVEALGGHGEYVEKPEDLEPALQRAFDSNTVACVNVKLDPEGLERYQGMKGYAF